Within the Haloplasma contractile SSD-17B genome, the region AACTCTGATTGAATGCGATAATACAACATCACCTAATGATAAAACTCCAACATCAGTAGTTCCTCCACCAATATCAATTACCATTGCAGCACTTGGACTATAGATATCAATACCTGCTCCTATAGCTCCTGCTTTGATCTCTTCTTCAATAAATACATCTTTTATTCCCATTTGAATCGCTAAGTCACGCATCGCTTCGCGTTCAATTTGTGTAACTTCTGAAGGGCAACAGATTAAGCAAGTTGCATTGTGAAAGTCACGAATATTTTGAACACGTTCAAAAACATATTTTAGCATTGCCTTTGCTGCATCCATATCTGAAATAACACCGTCACGTAAAGGACGACTGACTTTAATTTTCTTATGTTCTTTTCCAATCATACTAAAAGCATCTGTTCCACCAGCAATTACATCTTTTGTTTCAACGTCAAAAGCAACTACAGACGGCTCATTAAAGATTATTCCGTTTCCTTCAACATAAACTAACAAGTTCGTTGTTCCTAGGTCAATCCCTATTCCTAATTTCTTGCTTGCCATATTCAAATCCTCCTCAGATTTATTTTATACATCAGCAGGTTTTACTAGATAATTACCACGGTTCTTTAGCAATAATTTTGATCCTTCAACAATAGCAGTTAATGGATTCTCAGCTATTTTTATTTTTAGATTAAGCTGATTTTCGAAATATGCTTGAACCCCTTCAATAAGTGCCCCACCACCATTAATGATGATTCCATCATTAAAGATATCAGCAGCTAATTCAGGTGGAGATTGTTGTAATACTTTCTTAGCAGTATTAGTGATTGTTTCAAACGCTCTAAGAAAGATGTCGCGAATTTCGCTTTGTTTAACTGTCATCTTACATGGTAATCCAGTTTTTAAATTTCGACCTGAGAATGCATACTCTTTTTCTTCTTCTAAAGTTTCTTTCAGTGTACCTAGTTTAATTTTAATCGTTTCTGCAGTCTTATTACCAATTGCCATGTTATACTTCATTTTTACATATTTAGTAATTTGATTATCTAGATAATTTCCGGCAATACGAGTAGACTCTGAAACAACAAGATCTCCTAAGGCTAAAACACCTATATCAGATGTTCCACCACCGATATCAATAATCATTGCACCTTGTGGAGCAAAGATATCAATACCTGCTCCTATAGCACCTGCTTTGATTTCTTCTTCGATGAATACATCTCTGATCCCTACTTGGGTAGCTAACTGTCCCATTGCGTTTTTCTCAATATTTGTTACCTCTGATGGACAACATATTAATAACGTTGATTTTTTAAACTTTACATTAATATGTTCTAATTTTTCAAACACATATTGTAAATATGCTTTTGTTGCCTCTAGATCTGAGATTACTCCTCCTTCTAGTGGCTTAATAACATCGATATGATCATGTTCTTTACCGACCATGTCTTTTGCCTCTTTACCAACAGCAATACATTTTTTTGTTTTTCTATCAAAGGCAATTACAGACGGCTCATTATAAATTACACCTTGTCCATTGATATAAACTAACGTATTAACTGTTCCTAAATCGACACCGATTTTTACACCTTTCCCTGCCATTTTTTCACCTTCTCTAAGTATATTTGGTAGTAAGAAGTGCAAGTGATAAAAAATAATACACAACTTTAGAAGTTAGTTCTTAATATTGCAAATTACATAACAAACCAAAATCCTAATACTATCGTTTTGAAAATACACATTATTTTCAACTTAATAATAGTTTAGATCACTTTTTTATTTTGCAATTCGAATATTATCCTACCTACCAGTTATAGTATACATGTCTATAATACCAATAATTCGGTGATAAATAAATAAAAAAACACCAAAAAATGAAAAAATACTACAATATTCAACTTAATCGTGTATAATTTATCAATTTCTTGGTATATATCAATCTCATTTTATTAATATAATTTTACGATAATTTTTTTGAGGAACATTGACCACATAAAAAAACTACCCAGCATTTAAAACTAGATAGTTTTTTTAAAAAAATTTATTAATCAT harbors:
- the mreB gene encoding rod shape-determining protein codes for the protein MASKKLGIGIDLGTTNLLVYVEGNGIIFNEPSVVAFDVETKDVIAGGTDAFSMIGKEHKKIKVSRPLRDGVISDMDAAKAMLKYVFERVQNIRDFHNATCLICCPSEVTQIEREAMRDLAIQMGIKDVFIEEEIKAGAIGAGIDIYSPSAAMVIDIGGGTTDVGVLSLGDVVLSHSIRVAGNYIDQEIIKYVHKHHNLIIGQKSAERAKIKVATLLEDEEEERVARIAGRDLVTGLPRTVNVTSQEIKTILQPIFQDITNVAYTVLEQTPPELAADIVDNGIIVDGGGALIPGVKEYFESMLSLPVRITENPLTAVVQGTKVLLRNKGSYIAQHKD
- the mreB gene encoding rod shape-determining protein; the protein is MAGKGVKIGVDLGTVNTLVYINGQGVIYNEPSVIAFDRKTKKCIAVGKEAKDMVGKEHDHIDVIKPLEGGVISDLEATKAYLQYVFEKLEHINVKFKKSTLLICCPSEVTNIEKNAMGQLATQVGIRDVFIEEEIKAGAIGAGIDIFAPQGAMIIDIGGGTSDIGVLALGDLVVSESTRIAGNYLDNQITKYVKMKYNMAIGNKTAETIKIKLGTLKETLEEEKEYAFSGRNLKTGLPCKMTVKQSEIRDIFLRAFETITNTAKKVLQQSPPELAADIFNDGIIINGGGALIEGVQAYFENQLNLKIKIAENPLTAIVEGSKLLLKNRGNYLVKPADV